One part of the Hyphomicrobiales bacterium genome encodes these proteins:
- a CDS encoding DNA polymerase III subunit gamma/tau yields the protein MADSTTTADTHESGYRVLARKYRPATFDDLIGQEPMVQTLRNAFEIGRIAQAYILTGVRGVGKTTTARILARGLNFQTEAGDGAPTVDLPKLGDQMGIHCEAIMEGRHVDVIEMDAASHNGVGDIREITDAARYSPVSARFKVYLLDEVHMLSTAAFNALLKTLEEPPDHVKFIFATTEIGKVPVTILSRCQRFDLRRVEVPLMMAHLAKITEAEGASAEEDAIRLIARASEGSVRDGLSLLDQAIAHTGASEDTPITAESLHDLLNLADQAATLSLFEAVMKGDSEAALGQLAEAYGRGTDPAGLIADLAEIVHAATRAKVMPDHPSDALTGDNQARLSEMAKDLSVKVLSRTWQMLLKGLDELSRAPKPLIAAEMILVRLCYVADLPTPDEAIKALGEGAPSRTATSTPQPPSSSPSNGGGARASLALAPQSESPAPAPTQAPKAEAKPQPVALRDLDALIALAEKNGNRALPPLIRAYIRPVSFGDNQLEIGLAAGAPQAFVGDLAEALKSWTGARWMISVNSQADAQTLNELAAEREVAKKADASQHPTVQAILQAFPGATITGVRSINQEDADAAPVEDALEDTTDGPDIDDTRSDTDDEEDPPWTS from the coding sequence ATGGCCGACAGCACCACCACCGCTGACACGCATGAGAGCGGCTACCGCGTCCTCGCCCGCAAATACCGCCCCGCGACGTTCGATGATCTGATCGGCCAAGAGCCGATGGTGCAGACGCTGCGCAACGCGTTTGAAATCGGCCGCATCGCCCAGGCTTACATCCTGACGGGCGTGCGCGGCGTCGGCAAAACGACGACGGCGCGCATTCTTGCCCGCGGCCTCAATTTCCAAACCGAGGCTGGCGACGGCGCGCCCACTGTCGACCTTCCCAAGCTGGGCGATCAGATGGGCATCCACTGCGAAGCGATCATGGAAGGCCGCCATGTCGATGTGATCGAGATGGATGCCGCCAGTCACAATGGCGTCGGCGACATTCGCGAAATCACCGATGCGGCGCGCTATTCGCCAGTGTCCGCGCGGTTTAAAGTGTACCTGCTCGACGAGGTGCACATGCTTTCCACGGCGGCGTTCAACGCGCTGCTCAAAACCCTGGAAGAGCCGCCCGACCATGTGAAATTTATCTTCGCCACCACCGAGATCGGCAAAGTGCCGGTGACCATTCTATCGCGCTGTCAGCGCTTCGATCTGCGGCGCGTGGAAGTGCCATTGATGATGGCGCATCTGGCCAAAATTACCGAAGCCGAAGGGGCGTCAGCCGAAGAGGATGCCATTCGCCTGATTGCTCGGGCATCGGAGGGCTCGGTGCGCGATGGGCTGTCGCTGCTTGATCAGGCGATTGCCCACACCGGTGCTAGCGAAGACACGCCGATCACGGCGGAGTCCCTGCATGATCTCCTCAATCTAGCCGACCAGGCCGCAACGCTCTCGCTGTTTGAAGCCGTCATGAAGGGCGACAGCGAGGCTGCGCTCGGCCAACTGGCAGAAGCCTATGGCCGCGGCACAGACCCGGCGGGCTTGATCGCTGATCTCGCCGAGATCGTCCACGCGGCGACCCGCGCCAAAGTGATGCCCGACCATCCCTCCGACGCTCTGACCGGCGATAATCAAGCGCGCCTTTCCGAGATGGCCAAAGACCTTTCGGTGAAGGTTCTCTCGCGCACTTGGCAGATGCTCCTGAAGGGCCTCGACGAACTTTCCCGTGCGCCTAAGCCGCTAATCGCGGCAGAGATGATCCTGGTGCGGCTATGCTATGTCGCTGACCTGCCAACGCCCGATGAGGCCATCAAGGCACTGGGCGAGGGCGCACCTTCCAGGACCGCCACAAGCACACCGCAGCCGCCTTCCTCTTCACCATCGAATGGCGGTGGCGCGCGTGCATCACTGGCTCTGGCACCGCAAAGCGAGTCACCGGCACCCGCACCAACACAGGCTCCCAAAGCCGAGGCGAAACCACAACCAGTGGCGCTTCGCGATCTGGACGCCCTGATCGCGCTGGCCGAGAAGAACGGCAATCGCGCCTTGCCACCGCTGATCCGCGCCTACATCCGCCCGGTCTCTTTCGGCGATAACCAGTTGGAGATCGGCCTTGCCGCCGGTGCGCCGCAGGCCTTTGTCGGTGATCTGGCCGAAGCGCTGAAAAGCTGGACTGGCGCGCGTTGGATGATTTCTGTGAACAGCCAGGCTGACGCGCAGACGCTCAACGAGTTGGCTGCTGAACGTGAGGTGGCCAAAAAGGCCGATGCCAGCCAACACCCGACCGTTCAAGCGATTTTGCAGGCGTTTCCTGGCGCAACCATCACCGGTGTGCGCAGCATCAACCAGGAGGACGCGGACGCCGCGCCGGTTGAAGACGCGCTTGAAGACACCACCGACGGACCCGATATCGACGACACACGCAGCGACACAGATGACGAGGAAGACCCGCCATGGACATCATGA
- a CDS encoding adenylate/guanylate cyclase domain-containing protein, which yields MISSATISVMAGVASIPANLFQSQTGDWAPCPALSILDQTCKAFSSLMEKTDEDCETLANAGPNTPDSKNGAVLFADVSGSTPLYEEMGNQQAANIIGAFQEHLKAIVARHGGTFVKSAGDDLLCWFALPNDAHLAAYEMIQATGEGGLKVHAGLESGTFVCLDNDIFGDCVNAAARLCALSNPRELLVGEAAFKNLALASKRYYVSISPFRLKGRREASRVYSLQIVGDGDRTQILDQDHTENAAPKAVIDYQGRHWEISESEPLSVGRLPENALQVLVQTVSRQHATIRLANGLVEFEDHSSSGSLVVSQSGEQLAVLRRTVVLSGAGTIALGVKSDDPHAPRLFYEIGSP from the coding sequence ATGATTTCATCAGCCACTATTTCAGTGATGGCGGGCGTGGCGTCCATACCGGCGAACCTTTTCCAATCACAGACAGGTGATTGGGCACCTTGCCCGGCTCTTTCCATTCTCGATCAAACCTGCAAAGCCTTTTCAAGCTTGATGGAGAAGACGGACGAGGACTGCGAGACCTTGGCGAACGCTGGGCCCAATACCCCTGACAGCAAGAACGGCGCTGTTCTTTTCGCCGATGTATCGGGAAGCACGCCGCTTTACGAAGAGATGGGCAATCAACAGGCGGCCAACATCATCGGCGCCTTTCAGGAGCACCTTAAGGCCATCGTTGCGCGCCATGGGGGCACCTTTGTGAAGTCAGCCGGCGATGACCTATTGTGTTGGTTTGCCCTACCCAATGACGCTCATCTGGCCGCCTATGAGATGATCCAGGCCACAGGCGAGGGCGGCCTAAAAGTGCATGCGGGCTTGGAGTCGGGTACGTTTGTTTGCCTCGACAACGACATTTTTGGTGACTGCGTAAACGCAGCAGCCAGGTTGTGCGCACTATCCAATCCCCGTGAGTTGCTGGTTGGCGAGGCCGCTTTCAAGAATCTGGCTCTGGCGAGCAAGCGATACTATGTCAGCATCTCGCCTTTTCGTCTGAAGGGACGACGTGAGGCATCGCGCGTCTACTCGTTGCAGATTGTAGGCGATGGGGATCGAACCCAGATTCTCGATCAGGATCACACGGAAAATGCGGCGCCCAAAGCCGTGATCGACTATCAAGGACGGCATTGGGAGATCAGCGAAAGCGAGCCTCTGAGTGTTGGGCGTCTGCCTGAGAACGCCCTTCAGGTGCTTGTTCAAACTGTCTCTCGACAGCATGCCACGATCCGACTGGCAAACGGCCTTGTGGAGTTCGAAGACCACAGTTCGTCGGGAAGCCTGGTGGTAAGCCAATCTGGCGAGCAACTGGCTGTGTTGCGTCGTACCGTCGTCCTCAGCGGTGCTGGAACGATAGCCCTAGGCGTGAAGTCCGACGACCCGCACGCGCCCCGTCTGTTCTACGAGATTGGATCGCCTTGA
- a CDS encoding HIT domain-containing protein, with protein MNDFYLDERLAADSLPLCQTEMSLLRVSCDARFPWLILIPQRAGLADLVDLVSDDETRVMADVRAASLALRQTTGCDKLNVASLGNMVRQLHVHIIARFESDAAWPGPIWGAGEAQPLTDLPDWALDVRSQLGWSA; from the coding sequence ATGAATGATTTCTACCTCGACGAGCGGCTTGCCGCCGATAGCCTCCCCCTTTGCCAAACCGAGATGAGCCTCTTGCGCGTATCCTGCGATGCGCGCTTCCCATGGCTAATCCTTATCCCGCAGCGCGCGGGTCTGGCCGATCTGGTGGATCTTGTATCCGACGATGAGACCCGCGTGATGGCAGATGTGCGCGCCGCCTCGCTAGCGCTTCGCCAGACAACCGGGTGCGACAAGCTCAACGTCGCCTCGCTTGGCAACATGGTGCGGCAGTTGCACGTCCATATTATCGCGCGCTTTGAGAGTGATGCCGCGTGGCCGGGCCCGATCTGGGGTGCGGGTGAGGCGCAGCCGCTTACCGACCTGCCAGACTGGGCGCTGGACGTGCGCTCGCAGCTTGGGTGGTCGGCATGA
- a CDS encoding YbaB/EbfC family nucleoid-associated protein: MDIMKMMKQAKDMQDKMQTMQAEMADEAIDGTAGGGMVTVTLTGKGELKAMKIDPSLLVPDDVEILEDLLIAAHNDAKMKADQMMAEKTQSMMSGLGLPPGMKLPGM; the protein is encoded by the coding sequence ATGGACATCATGAAAATGATGAAACAAGCCAAGGACATGCAGGACAAAATGCAGACCATGCAGGCTGAGATGGCCGACGAGGCCATCGACGGCACGGCAGGCGGCGGCATGGTCACGGTCACACTGACCGGCAAGGGCGAGCTAAAGGCCATGAAGATCGACCCGTCGCTGCTGGTGCCCGACGATGTTGAGATTTTGGAAGATCTGCTGATCGCCGCGCACAATGACGCGAAAATGAAGGCCGACCAGATGATGGCGGAGAAGACTCAAAGCATGATGTCTGGCCTTGGTCTGCCACCGGGCATGAAGCTGCCGGGGATGTGA
- a CDS encoding cyclic nucleotide-binding domain-containing protein, translating into MDVTVWIEAIGWMASAITIATYAMNTMVPLRVLAMVSSVLFIAYAMMLQLWPLLVMEAILLPINGFRLWQILSLRGRLEAMSEDDQPDFSVVRRYGKKRRFQAGTQVFEKGDAVDKFYLLETGRVLIEELETELSEGSIFGEIAFFTVGSRRTASARCLEDVLVYELDKERFMRLQFEDPSFGLAVMRIVTSRLISNGAAPQAHAI; encoded by the coding sequence GTGGATGTTACCGTTTGGATAGAGGCCATTGGGTGGATGGCCTCGGCGATCACAATAGCGACCTATGCCATGAACACGATGGTCCCGTTGCGTGTTCTGGCCATGGTCTCATCGGTGCTGTTTATCGCCTACGCAATGATGCTCCAGCTTTGGCCACTCCTGGTCATGGAAGCCATCCTGCTGCCGATCAACGGATTTAGACTTTGGCAAATCCTTTCGCTTCGCGGTCGTCTGGAAGCGATGTCCGAGGATGACCAACCAGACTTTTCCGTTGTCAGACGCTACGGCAAGAAACGCCGGTTCCAGGCTGGCACGCAAGTGTTCGAGAAGGGCGATGCCGTCGACAAATTCTACTTGCTGGAAACGGGACGCGTTCTGATCGAAGAGCTTGAAACTGAGTTGTCCGAAGGCTCCATTTTCGGCGAAATTGCCTTTTTCACGGTCGGGTCAAGACGAACCGCGTCGGCGCGATGTCTTGAAGACGTGCTCGTTTATGAACTGGACAAAGAACGATTTATGCGGCTCCAGTTTGAGGATCCAAGTTTTGGACTAGCCGTCATGCGCATCGTGACCAGTCGTCTGATTTCCAACGGGGCGGCACCTCAAGCGCACGCGATCTGA
- the nudC gene encoding NAD(+) diphosphatase produces MYHAALSDKVDPETRVYCGEDVGGPVYAYTLMASEGTDDVGGLATTPPAQQPLRPFAETFDILDHHLGLLAEAASLTGWHLRHQFCAKCGGSTRNEQAGWRRRCGSCDTMHFPRTDPVVIMNVVDPKTGDVLMGRQEKFAAGMFSCLAGFVEPGETLEDAVRREVLEEAGIPLGRITYKASQPWPFPSTLMMGFEGEALAREITLDEAELVEARWFSQEELRAIAPNPRDTGLISIPPKLAIARALLDDYLGV; encoded by the coding sequence ATGTATCACGCGGCTCTGTCTGATAAGGTTGACCCAGAAACCCGCGTCTATTGCGGTGAGGATGTTGGCGGTCCGGTCTATGCCTACACACTGATGGCCAGTGAGGGCACCGACGATGTCGGCGGCCTGGCCACGACGCCGCCCGCCCAACAACCGTTGCGCCCGTTTGCCGAAACGTTCGACATTTTGGACCATCATCTTGGGCTGCTCGCGGAGGCGGCCTCGCTGACCGGCTGGCATCTGCGCCACCAGTTCTGCGCCAAATGCGGCGGTAGCACGCGCAACGAGCAGGCCGGCTGGCGTAGGCGCTGCGGCAGTTGCGATACGATGCATTTTCCGCGCACCGATCCGGTGGTGATCATGAATGTCGTCGATCCGAAAACCGGCGACGTTTTGATGGGCCGACAAGAGAAATTTGCCGCGGGTATGTTCTCGTGTCTGGCGGGGTTCGTGGAGCCTGGTGAAACACTAGAAGATGCGGTGCGGCGCGAGGTGCTGGAGGAGGCGGGCATTCCGCTTGGCCGCATCACCTATAAAGCCTCGCAGCCCTGGCCCTTTCCCTCGACGTTGATGATGGGCTTTGAAGGCGAGGCGCTGGCGCGCGAGATCACGCTGGATGAAGCCGAATTGGTTGAAGCGCGCTGGTTTTCACAAGAGGAATTGCGGGCGATCGCGCCGAACCCGCGCGATACCGGGCTGATTTCCATTCCGCCGAAACTCGCCATCGCCCGCGCGCTTCTGGATGACTATTTGGGGGTGTAG
- a CDS encoding TetR/AcrR family transcriptional regulator, translating to MKQTEAEKALSRSQQRRRDDIIQAALKVFEERGFQAAKMAEIAEQADVAKGTLYLYFDNKASLMEGVIEASIAPSLHQIAVVADEHDGSASELLKQQIKIAARRMASREMKILLRHMISNGSQSSEIISAYHDNVLKKGVELFRQTLKLGVETGEFRKEMANVDPLVLVGGHVYMAVWKLLFEDISPIDVDALVEDHLEIILNGLLSPK from the coding sequence TTGAAACAAACGGAAGCGGAGAAGGCACTATCTCGTTCCCAGCAAAGGCGGCGAGACGACATCATTCAAGCAGCGTTGAAAGTCTTTGAAGAACGGGGCTTCCAGGCCGCAAAAATGGCGGAAATTGCCGAGCAGGCTGATGTCGCCAAAGGCACATTGTATCTTTATTTCGACAACAAAGCTTCGCTTATGGAGGGTGTCATTGAAGCCTCTATCGCTCCAAGTCTACATCAGATTGCAGTGGTAGCCGATGAACACGATGGCAGTGCAAGCGAACTGCTCAAACAGCAAATCAAGATTGCCGCTCGTCGTATGGCATCTCGAGAAATGAAGATACTCCTTCGGCATATGATTTCGAACGGCTCTCAAAGCAGCGAAATCATCTCAGCGTATCATGACAATGTCCTGAAGAAAGGTGTCGAGCTCTTTCGGCAAACGTTGAAGCTTGGTGTGGAAACGGGGGAGTTTCGCAAGGAAATGGCGAACGTCGATCCTTTGGTTCTAGTGGGAGGCCACGTGTATATGGCGGTTTGGAAGTTATTGTTTGAAGACATCTCTCCAATCGATGTGGATGCTCTGGTCGAAGATCATTTGGAGATAATTCTCAATGGGCTTCTGAGCCCAAAGTGA